The following coding sequences lie in one Pontibacter sp. G13 genomic window:
- a CDS encoding DUF389 domain-containing protein, whose translation MNRSLVSVVQEILNLRDTTDVNGTIKSIRAGIPLQGYNVWILACGAVLACIGLDTPSPAVIIGAMLISPLMSPILGIGLSISINDRDNLIDALESFGIMVSATLIVSTLYFILTPLGNITDELLARTQPTTLDVLVAFFGGVAGIVAGSRKDKTNAIPGVAIATALMPPLCTAGYGIANMQADIFLGAIYLFFMNAVFIALSTYLITRFLRFPYTDHPSDAVKRKSVRWITIFIVLVFIPSGYFMWRVISQIRFEQNVETFVEEEINSGSHTAIDFEYFRKDTLTEITLYMTGAGISEDSILWLHDQLANYGLEGCELRFVQNMLPPNEEELISRATLQALQQIKPIIDDKDQIIDTLKSQIALIESDSLPNGQIGKEIHALFPEIDRIIMANHAYSSQWQPKADTLCIFVVDWKAGMGRTTQRRAQERLSNWLQQRLVVDSVEVVGI comes from the coding sequence ATGAACAGATCTCTAGTCTCAGTCGTGCAGGAAATCCTGAACCTTCGCGACACGACCGATGTCAACGGCACTATCAAGTCCATTCGAGCAGGAATTCCGCTTCAGGGCTACAATGTTTGGATTTTGGCTTGTGGGGCAGTATTGGCCTGTATCGGATTGGACACCCCTTCACCAGCAGTGATTATCGGGGCGATGTTGATTTCCCCATTGATGTCTCCCATTCTCGGGATTGGACTCTCCATTTCCATCAATGATCGGGACAACCTGATAGATGCCCTAGAGAGCTTTGGCATCATGGTCTCTGCCACCCTGATCGTCAGTACCCTGTATTTTATCCTCACGCCCTTGGGCAATATCACCGACGAACTACTGGCCCGGACGCAGCCAACGACCTTGGATGTACTCGTGGCGTTTTTTGGAGGAGTTGCAGGGATCGTGGCAGGTTCAAGGAAAGACAAGACCAACGCCATTCCGGGTGTTGCCATTGCCACCGCCTTGATGCCTCCATTGTGTACCGCAGGGTATGGAATCGCCAATATGCAAGCCGATATCTTTTTGGGGGCGATCTATCTGTTCTTCATGAACGCCGTCTTCATTGCCCTTTCCACCTACCTGATCACTCGGTTTTTGCGGTTCCCATACACCGATCACCCTTCCGATGCTGTCAAGCGCAAATCGGTCCGATGGATCACAATCTTCATCGTTTTGGTATTCATCCCCAGTGGGTATTTCATGTGGCGAGTGATCAGTCAGATTCGCTTTGAGCAGAATGTCGAGACGTTTGTGGAAGAGGAGATCAATTCGGGCAGCCATACTGCCATAGATTTTGAATATTTCCGCAAGGATACCCTGACCGAAATAACCCTTTATATGACGGGGGCGGGGATTTCAGAGGATTCAATCCTGTGGCTCCATGACCAATTGGCAAATTATGGATTGGAAGGATGTGAGCTTCGATTTGTCCAAAATATGCTCCCCCCAAATGAAGAGGAACTGATTTCGCGGGCAACGCTTCAAGCCCTTCAGCAGATCAAGCCCATCATCGACGACAAAGACCAGATCATCGATACATTGAAAAGCCAAATTGCCCTTATCGAATCCGATTCTCTCCCGAATGGCCAAATAGGCAAGGAAATACACGCCCTATTTCCCGAAATTGACCGCATCATCATGGCCAATCACGCCTATTCCTCCCAGTGGCAACCCAAGGCGGACACGCTCTGCATATTTGTCGTGGATTGGAAAGCGGGCATGGGAAGGACCACCCAGCGTCGTGCACAGGAAAGGCTGAGCAATTGGCTCCAACAACGATTGGTTGTGGATTCCGTTGAGGTGGTGGGAATCTAG
- a CDS encoding SufE family protein has translation MSNLIHTREEELMEEFSLFDDWMDKYQYIIELGQNLPEMSETDKNEDNRVHGCQSQVWLTADLDGDKVVYEADSDAIITKGLVGMLTRVLSGNTPQEILQAELKFVDQAGIREHLSPTRSNGLNSMIKKMKMYALAFHQKLNA, from the coding sequence ATGAGCAACTTGATTCATACTAGAGAGGAAGAACTGATGGAGGAATTCAGCCTCTTCGATGATTGGATGGACAAATACCAGTATATCATCGAACTGGGCCAGAATCTCCCCGAGATGTCTGAAACTGACAAGAACGAGGACAACCGCGTTCACGGCTGCCAATCACAAGTGTGGTTGACTGCAGATCTCGACGGCGACAAGGTGGTCTATGAAGCGGATTCCGATGCCATCATCACCAAGGGATTGGTCGGTATGCTGACCCGCGTACTCTCAGGCAATACCCCGCAGGAAATTTTGCAGGCTGAGTTGAAGTTCGTCGATCAGGCTGGTATCCGGGAGCACCTCTCCCCTACCCGCTCCAACGGCCTCAACAGCATGATCAAGAAGATGAAAATGTACGCACTGGCCTTTCACCAAAAACTGAACGCGTAA
- a CDS encoding iron-sulfur cluster assembly protein, protein MDITELKEAIVKQIKQVYDPEIPVDIYELGLIYEINVNEENHHVHVLMTLTAPACPAAEFIPQEVKDKVSELEEVEHVEVELTFEPAWDKEMMSEEAQLELGFM, encoded by the coding sequence ATGGATATTACTGAACTCAAGGAAGCCATCGTCAAGCAGATCAAGCAGGTTTATGATCCCGAGATTCCGGTGGACATCTACGAATTGGGCCTCATCTACGAGATCAATGTGAATGAGGAAAACCACCATGTCCACGTGCTCATGACCCTGACCGCACCCGCTTGCCCTGCTGCAGAATTCATCCCGCAGGAGGTCAAGGACAAGGTTTCGGAGCTGGAAGAAGTGGAACACGTCGAAGTGGAACTCACTTTCGAGCCCGCTTGGGACAAGGAGATGATGTCCGAGGAAGCACAACTCGAATTGGGCTTCATGTAG
- a CDS encoding SOS response-associated peptidase, producing MCGRYTFTQTPDASLLIFPDGIEVNTGPRFNIAPSQYNPVIPMADARKIHYFKWGLIPSWAKDPKIGFRMINARSETVFEKPAFREGIWKRRCLVLADGFYEWKKTGQGKVPHWISLSDQRPFYFGGLSEVWRDPHGWDVESFSILTTRPNEVMANIHDRMPVILEQDRAKAWLRNSLTQQDIQALCEPIPSDMLDVRPVSTDVGNVRNDYPELIKRQDGLLGLF from the coding sequence ATGTGTGGTAGATATACCTTCACCCAGACGCCAGATGCTTCCTTGCTGATCTTTCCGGATGGAATCGAGGTCAATACCGGCCCGCGGTTCAATATCGCACCGAGCCAGTACAATCCTGTCATCCCGATGGCTGATGCGCGCAAGATTCATTATTTCAAGTGGGGATTGATCCCAAGCTGGGCCAAAGATCCCAAGATCGGTTTCCGGATGATCAATGCGCGCTCGGAGACGGTGTTCGAGAAGCCTGCCTTTCGGGAGGGGATCTGGAAACGTAGGTGCTTGGTATTGGCGGATGGATTCTACGAGTGGAAAAAGACGGGCCAAGGGAAAGTACCACACTGGATCAGTCTATCGGATCAGCGACCTTTTTATTTTGGGGGGCTATCGGAGGTATGGCGTGATCCGCATGGTTGGGATGTGGAATCCTTCTCGATTTTGACGACCCGTCCCAATGAGGTGATGGCGAATATCCACGATCGGATGCCTGTGATCCTGGAACAGGATAGAGCCAAGGCTTGGTTGCGAAATTCATTGACGCAGCAGGATATTCAGGCGCTTTGCGAGCCGATTCCTTCCGATATGCTAGATGTCAGGCCTGTATCTACGGATGTGGGAAATGTCCGCAATGATTATCCCGAATTGATCAAGCGTCAAGATGGACTGCTGGGCTTATTTTAA
- a CDS encoding OmpA family protein gives MRILLAMLALCLGTKLSGQSSADCPNAILLKLPREAPTFSFPAPTDQGGQLSEIAQRMDCKQVFRAEHHTQWFSFRVPFSGHLGILLTPVEARDDYDFLLYRAVDSDICEQIRSGQTCPERAVVSRNDLAIEGVTGLSPWGSTSRIGIGPGPSFGPLMSVKRGDEFRLVVDNVYGSQNGYALTFSYFFQPRIVFEVIDQTNGDPVNAKLLLYEPDSTELEGVRLLDQTRVGSDGRVKGPAYLEYFQPYQLAIEAKGYFSKKVDLGPQYWKSHVGDTVRIPLFPIREGVVLPLKQVYFEGGTARMLPTSRPELRILVRLLRTYPGVKIRVDGHVNGAGTRSSEKEKMDLSWARSKAVCQYLIDHGIDPDRLTSKGFGDHQMVFPHATSEVQMRQNRRVEVTVMETGLNP, from the coding sequence ATGAGAATTCTCCTTGCGATGTTGGCTTTATGCCTCGGCACTAAGTTGAGCGGTCAGTCCTCCGCTGACTGCCCCAATGCCATCCTCCTGAAATTGCCGAGGGAAGCACCTACCTTCTCTTTTCCCGCTCCCACTGATCAAGGGGGACAGTTGTCTGAAATTGCTCAGCGCATGGACTGCAAGCAAGTATTCCGCGCAGAGCATCACACCCAATGGTTTTCCTTCCGAGTTCCATTCTCTGGCCACTTGGGCATATTGCTCACGCCTGTCGAGGCTCGGGATGATTATGATTTTTTGTTGTACCGAGCTGTAGACTCAGACATTTGCGAACAGATACGTTCAGGTCAGACTTGTCCTGAGCGTGCGGTGGTTTCGCGGAACGACCTCGCCATTGAAGGCGTGACAGGACTCAGTCCTTGGGGAAGTACTTCCCGAATCGGGATTGGACCGGGGCCCTCGTTTGGACCTCTAATGTCGGTCAAGCGTGGCGATGAATTCCGGCTGGTAGTGGACAATGTCTATGGTTCCCAGAATGGATACGCTCTGACCTTCTCCTATTTCTTCCAACCGAGAATCGTGTTTGAGGTCATCGACCAAACCAATGGCGACCCCGTGAATGCCAAACTCTTGCTTTACGAACCTGATTCCACCGAGCTAGAGGGTGTACGGCTTCTGGATCAGACCCGTGTAGGATCAGATGGACGGGTCAAGGGCCCAGCCTATCTGGAGTATTTCCAACCCTATCAATTGGCTATCGAGGCGAAAGGGTATTTTTCTAAAAAGGTCGACCTAGGACCACAGTATTGGAAATCTCATGTAGGGGATACTGTCCGGATACCGCTATTCCCTATTCGGGAAGGGGTTGTACTGCCTCTCAAGCAAGTATACTTCGAAGGAGGAACCGCCAGAATGCTTCCAACCTCTCGACCGGAACTACGGATCTTGGTTCGTCTCTTGCGCACCTATCCCGGCGTCAAAATCCGCGTGGATGGTCACGTCAATGGAGCTGGGACTCGGAGTTCCGAAAAAGAGAAAATGGACCTTTCATGGGCCCGCTCAAAAGCCGTATGCCAATACCTCATCGACCATGGGATCGATCCAGACCGCCTGACCTCAAAAGGATTTGGCGATCATCAGATGGTGTTTCCTCATGCGACTTCTGAAGTGCAAATGCGCCAAAATAGAAGAGTGGAGGTGACGGTCATGGAGACAGGACTTAATCCTTGA
- the ftsH gene encoding ATP-dependent zinc metalloprotease FtsH: protein MAENNQDKKNPRPNSIYWIYALVLIFFILAVFALGDGNESGAIESPQTLIEYLEKKQVEEVTLYQDANGDINEAKIKLKASAQSSEGSQSEGSNFGEKKAKGETKLYNFVDANRFVALLDSHQIPHKLEKKQEWGGMIQFLIPVALIIALWFFFMRRVGAGGPGGQIFNIGKSRASLYDKENKVNVTFNDVAGLQEAKEEVQEVVEFLRNPQKFTKLGGHIPKGVLLVGPPGTGKTLLAKAVAGEAKVPFFSLSGSDFVEMFVGVGAARVRDLFKQAKEKAPCIIFIDEIDAVGRSRGRMNMTGGNDERENTLNQLLVEMDGFNSDTGVIIMAATNRPDVLDPALLRAGRFDRQIGVDRPDIVGREMIFRVHLKKLTLSEEVDVKKLASQTPGFVGADIMNVCNESALIAARKNKKAVDMQDFQDAVDRVIGGLEKKSKIISPDEKRIVAYHEAGHAVTGWFLEHASPLVKVSIVPRGLAALGYAQYLPKEQYLITYNQLIDSMCTTLGGRAAEELIFGEVSTGAQNDLERITETAYSIVTRYGMNGRVGQLSFKADGEYQFAKPYSEETARIIDEEVKEIIDKAYERTKNLLHEHNDALEAIAQELLRKEVIFKEDVERLIGKRPFKNSHEEAHIADSPSVEDTPVAPASENGTDTSEEEAV from the coding sequence ATGGCAGAGAACAATCAAGACAAGAAAAATCCCAGACCAAATAGCATTTATTGGATCTATGCACTGGTGCTGATCTTCTTCATTCTAGCAGTTTTTGCCTTAGGAGATGGAAATGAGTCCGGTGCGATCGAAAGCCCTCAAACCCTCATCGAATATCTAGAAAAGAAGCAGGTTGAAGAGGTCACCTTATACCAAGATGCTAATGGTGATATCAATGAGGCCAAGATCAAGCTGAAAGCTTCCGCACAGTCTTCCGAGGGTTCTCAGTCTGAAGGATCAAACTTCGGTGAGAAAAAGGCGAAAGGTGAGACCAAACTCTACAATTTTGTAGATGCCAATCGATTCGTTGCGCTACTAGATTCTCACCAAATCCCCCACAAACTCGAGAAAAAGCAGGAATGGGGTGGTATGATCCAGTTCCTGATTCCTGTAGCCTTGATTATTGCCCTTTGGTTCTTCTTCATGCGTCGTGTCGGCGCGGGTGGACCTGGAGGCCAAATTTTCAACATTGGCAAAAGCCGTGCGAGCCTGTACGATAAAGAGAATAAGGTCAACGTAACCTTCAATGATGTAGCAGGTCTTCAAGAGGCCAAGGAGGAAGTACAAGAGGTGGTCGAATTCCTGCGGAATCCACAGAAATTCACCAAGCTGGGTGGTCACATTCCCAAAGGTGTTTTGCTTGTAGGCCCTCCCGGAACAGGTAAAACCCTCCTAGCCAAAGCAGTAGCAGGCGAAGCAAAGGTTCCCTTCTTCTCATTGAGTGGTTCAGATTTCGTCGAGATGTTTGTAGGGGTAGGTGCCGCACGTGTACGCGACCTCTTTAAGCAAGCCAAAGAAAAAGCACCTTGTATCATCTTCATCGATGAGATTGACGCTGTTGGACGCTCACGTGGACGCATGAACATGACGGGTGGCAACGACGAGCGCGAGAACACACTGAACCAGTTGCTGGTGGAAATGGATGGATTCAACTCTGACACCGGAGTAATCATCATGGCTGCTACCAACCGTCCAGATGTTCTTGACCCAGCCTTGTTGCGTGCAGGTCGATTTGACCGTCAGATTGGGGTAGATCGCCCTGACATCGTTGGTCGTGAAATGATCTTCCGCGTTCACCTCAAGAAATTGACCCTCAGTGAAGAGGTAGATGTCAAGAAATTGGCCTCTCAGACGCCTGGGTTCGTGGGAGCAGACATTATGAACGTCTGTAACGAATCAGCACTGATCGCAGCACGGAAAAACAAGAAAGCTGTAGATATGCAAGATTTCCAAGACGCGGTTGACCGTGTGATTGGAGGTCTTGAAAAGAAAAGCAAAATCATTTCTCCGGATGAGAAACGAATTGTCGCTTATCACGAAGCAGGACACGCTGTAACAGGTTGGTTCCTGGAGCATGCCTCCCCGCTCGTGAAAGTCTCTATCGTACCACGTGGATTGGCAGCTTTGGGATACGCTCAGTACTTGCCCAAGGAACAGTACTTGATCACCTACAATCAGCTGATCGACTCCATGTGCACCACATTGGGTGGCCGTGCAGCTGAGGAATTGATCTTTGGAGAAGTTTCTACTGGTGCTCAAAACGACTTGGAGCGAATCACCGAGACTGCTTATTCCATCGTAACTCGTTACGGGATGAATGGCCGTGTTGGACAGCTCTCTTTCAAAGCTGATGGCGAGTACCAATTCGCCAAGCCATACTCTGAGGAGACTGCACGCATCATCGATGAGGAAGTCAAAGAAATCATCGACAAGGCCTATGAGCGCACCAAAAACTTGCTTCACGAGCACAATGATGCACTGGAAGCTATCGCACAGGAGTTGTTGCGAAAGGAGGTGATCTTCAAGGAGGATGTTGAGCGATTGATTGGAAAACGTCCATTCAAGAATTCCCACGAAGAAGCGCATATCGCCGATTCCCCATCCGTTGAGGACACGCCGGTTGCACCAGCTTCCGAAAATGGAACCGACACTTCCGAGGAAGAGGCGGTATAA
- a CDS encoding UDP-2,3-diacylglucosamine diphosphatase: MLTTGKKIYAASDMHLGAPDAEMSLVRERHLVKWLRHIAPDAAEIYLIGDIFDFWFEYKHVVPKGYARLMGTLAELSDAGIKLHIFAGNHDLWYKDYFPEQFGAEVHHGPIIREFFGKTYYLAHGDGLGPGDHGYKFMKRVFTNRFCKWLFKWLHPDLGVGLARIVSGKGSHAAFEKMATTEVKHLGDREYLYQHAKAMVKTHPEIDHYVFGHRHMLLQEEIHSQRYITMLGDWIRYFSFLEINEFGCELSVFPMQEHPIVQSVASEHSH, translated from the coding sequence ATGTTGACAACAGGAAAAAAGATTTACGCGGCTTCAGACATGCATTTGGGTGCTCCAGATGCAGAAATGAGTTTGGTTCGCGAACGCCACCTTGTAAAATGGCTACGGCACATAGCCCCGGACGCCGCTGAGATTTACCTAATCGGAGACATTTTCGATTTCTGGTTCGAATACAAGCATGTAGTTCCCAAAGGGTATGCACGCTTGATGGGCACATTGGCAGAGTTATCAGATGCAGGAATCAAGCTCCACATTTTTGCTGGCAACCACGACCTTTGGTACAAGGACTATTTTCCTGAGCAATTCGGTGCCGAGGTCCACCACGGACCGATCATCCGGGAATTCTTTGGCAAGACCTACTATCTGGCCCACGGTGATGGACTTGGCCCTGGAGATCATGGCTACAAATTCATGAAGCGTGTGTTTACCAATCGCTTTTGCAAATGGCTCTTCAAATGGCTGCATCCAGATTTGGGCGTAGGCCTTGCAAGAATCGTCTCTGGAAAGGGAAGTCATGCAGCCTTCGAAAAGATGGCCACTACGGAGGTCAAACATCTCGGTGACCGCGAGTATCTGTACCAGCACGCCAAAGCGATGGTGAAAACCCATCCAGAGATCGATCATTACGTGTTTGGGCACCGCCACATGTTGCTTCAGGAAGAGATTCACTCCCAGCGCTACATCACCATGCTCGGCGATTGGATCAGGTATTTTTCCTTTCTCGAAATCAATGAATTCGGATGCGAACTCTCTGTGTTTCCCATGCAAGAACATCCTATCGTCCAATCGGTAGCGTCGGAGCACTCGCACTGA
- the prfA gene encoding peptide chain release factor 1 has translation MLDKLAQIENRFEEVKQEILDPEVMKDMKRYKELNIEYKHLEEISKKATEYKETLSNIEASKEILETESDAELREMAKEELAELNPQVPVLEEELKILLIPKDPNDSKNVVLEISAGTGGDEASLFAGDLFRMYQRYCDRKGLRFEVTSISEGSQGGYKEAVATISGADAYGIFKFEAGVHRVQRVPKTESQGRIHTSAATVATMPEVEEMDFKIEEKDIIKEITNASGPGGQSVNTTYSAVKLTHKPTGVRVSMQDEKSQLKNLEKAMKILRARVYQIELDKRKAEEDTLRRSMVGSGDRSEKIRTYNFPQGRVTDHRINLTLYNLSAIMDGDIDEIIQSLRVAENAEKLKEGGM, from the coding sequence ATGCTCGACAAATTAGCCCAAATAGAAAACCGCTTCGAAGAAGTCAAACAGGAGATCCTCGACCCTGAAGTCATGAAGGACATGAAGCGGTACAAGGAACTGAATATTGAGTACAAGCATTTGGAAGAAATTTCCAAGAAGGCTACTGAATACAAAGAAACCCTTTCCAATATCGAAGCCTCCAAGGAGATCCTCGAAACTGAGTCTGACGCAGAACTTCGTGAAATGGCCAAAGAGGAGCTCGCGGAACTCAACCCCCAAGTCCCAGTGCTTGAGGAAGAGCTCAAAATCCTGCTCATTCCCAAAGACCCCAACGACTCCAAAAACGTCGTACTTGAAATCAGTGCAGGTACGGGCGGAGATGAAGCCTCTCTTTTTGCAGGGGACCTCTTCCGGATGTACCAACGCTACTGTGACCGCAAAGGCCTCAGATTTGAGGTAACTAGTATCTCGGAGGGCTCTCAAGGTGGATATAAGGAAGCTGTGGCTACCATTAGTGGAGCCGATGCGTACGGCATCTTCAAATTCGAAGCAGGCGTACATCGCGTACAGCGTGTCCCCAAGACAGAATCCCAAGGTCGTATCCACACATCTGCGGCTACCGTGGCCACCATGCCTGAGGTAGAGGAAATGGATTTCAAGATCGAGGAAAAAGATATTATCAAGGAAATCACCAACGCATCTGGCCCAGGTGGACAGTCCGTAAACACCACATACTCTGCGGTCAAATTGACCCACAAACCTACTGGTGTCCGTGTGTCCATGCAGGATGAGAAGTCCCAGCTCAAGAACCTTGAGAAGGCCATGAAGATTCTTCGGGCGCGAGTCTACCAAATCGAGCTAGACAAACGGAAGGCGGAAGAAGACACCCTCCGTCGTTCGATGGTAGGTTCTGGTGACCGTAGTGAAAAGATCCGTACTTACAACTTCCCACAAGGGCGAGTCACCGATCACCGGATCAACCTCACGCTCTACAACTTGTCTGCCATCATGGACGGGGATATTGACGAGATCATCCAATCCCTCCGTGTAGCGGAAAATGCAGAAAAGCTCAAGGAAGGCGGTATGTAA
- a CDS encoding flippase yields the protein MKYFQSLPFAQYGKNVFWMLGGRMIQLMITFWVTAMVGRYLGPESYGVLNYARSVAGFFLMVSVMGFESVLVRRFVDAPERTAETLGTSIWIRFLASLMSFGAVAAFAWLGEPDEITRWLMLILVAGGIFRVFENLDFFFQSQVQAQFGVKVRLLAVLGQSLFNIWLIYRQAPLIWFGVAFLIRHVIEQGGIVWMYRRHFGGLRRLSISKKAAGELLRETWPLLLSSLIAVLYMRMDQLMLRFLMDHSAVGYYAAALRFSEVWYFTAPLLTSALFPAIVKAKQVDQSTYRLKLQQLYTLAVLLALAIIVPTLFLGGWAIQLPFLFGASYAEAVPVLNIHIWTLVFVMLGSMVDKHLLMEGNQRFSFYRALVGLGVNIFLNLWLIPLWGITGAAVATLISQVVSSFLMMAIFPKTRTVFWMECKALIGAEISSLFRRGRAKLQGPSQ from the coding sequence GTGAAATATTTCCAGTCCTTGCCATTTGCCCAATATGGCAAAAACGTCTTCTGGATGTTGGGGGGACGTATGATCCAGTTGATGATTACCTTCTGGGTGACTGCCATGGTTGGTCGCTATCTCGGTCCGGAATCTTATGGGGTGCTCAATTATGCCCGAAGTGTAGCGGGATTCTTCCTGATGGTTTCAGTCATGGGGTTTGAATCGGTGCTGGTCAGACGATTTGTGGATGCGCCAGAACGGACGGCAGAGACCCTTGGGACTTCCATTTGGATCAGATTCCTTGCTTCTCTGATGTCCTTTGGGGCAGTGGCAGCCTTTGCATGGCTAGGAGAACCAGACGAAATTACGCGCTGGCTGATGTTGATCCTGGTCGCAGGAGGCATTTTTAGGGTGTTTGAAAACCTTGATTTCTTCTTCCAGAGTCAAGTTCAGGCTCAATTCGGTGTCAAGGTCAGGCTACTGGCGGTTCTGGGACAATCCCTGTTCAATATCTGGCTCATTTACCGACAGGCGCCCCTGATCTGGTTTGGCGTGGCTTTTCTGATTCGACATGTGATCGAACAAGGCGGTATAGTGTGGATGTATCGCCGCCATTTTGGAGGGCTTAGGAGACTTTCCATTTCGAAAAAAGCAGCTGGCGAATTGCTGAGGGAGACTTGGCCATTGTTGCTATCGAGCCTGATTGCAGTACTCTACATGCGGATGGATCAACTGATGTTGAGATTTCTCATGGATCACTCGGCCGTAGGGTATTACGCTGCCGCCCTTCGCTTTTCGGAAGTCTGGTATTTTACTGCACCGCTTTTAACTTCAGCCCTGTTTCCCGCTATTGTCAAGGCCAAGCAAGTCGATCAGTCCACTTATCGGCTAAAGCTCCAGCAGTTGTACACCCTCGCAGTGTTACTCGCCTTGGCCATTATTGTCCCCACTTTATTTCTGGGAGGCTGGGCCATTCAACTGCCCTTTCTATTTGGTGCCTCCTATGCCGAAGCTGTGCCCGTCCTGAATATTCATATCTGGACCCTAGTGTTCGTCATGCTAGGGAGTATGGTGGACAAGCATCTTCTGATGGAGGGAAATCAGCGTTTCAGCTTCTATCGAGCATTGGTTGGACTCGGCGTGAATATTTTCCTTAATCTATGGCTCATCCCCTTGTGGGGAATCACTGGGGCCGCAGTAGCTACCCTGATCTCCCAGGTAGTTTCCTCCTTCCTCATGATGGCGATTTTTCCGAAGACACGGACCGTATTTTGGATGGAATGCAAGGCCCTGATAGGAGCCGAAATTTCCTCGCTGTTTCGGAGGGGACGAGCCAAACTTCAAGGACCTTCCCAATGA
- a CDS encoding GDP-L-fucose synthase has translation MLKTSKIYVAGHRGMVGSAIVRQLKAQGYENIVVRRSSELDLRNQAAVAAFFEEEKPDYVVLAAAKVGGIVANNTYRAEFIHDNLAIELNVIHQSHLNGVKKLLFLGSSCIYPKFAPQPMEETHLLTGSLEPTNEPYAIAKIAGIKLCEAYRDQYGSNFISAMPTNLYGPNDNYDLKKSHVLPALIRKFHEAKINGTPSVEIWGDGSPMREFLHVDDLAEACVFLLDNYDGKDFVNVGTGVDVTIKELAETVKEVVGFEGELTFDTSKPNGTPRKLMKVDRLKDLGYEAKIGLRQGIEMVYQDFLDNMDKYIAGERVVAS, from the coding sequence ATGCTGAAAACCAGTAAGATATACGTTGCCGGTCACCGTGGTATGGTGGGTTCTGCCATCGTCCGCCAACTTAAGGCCCAAGGGTATGAAAATATCGTAGTTCGGAGATCCTCCGAGCTCGATCTCCGCAATCAAGCTGCTGTTGCTGCTTTCTTTGAGGAGGAAAAGCCCGACTACGTGGTCTTGGCGGCAGCAAAGGTAGGGGGCATCGTAGCCAACAATACCTACCGCGCTGAATTCATTCACGACAACTTGGCGATCGAGCTGAACGTCATTCATCAATCTCACCTCAATGGTGTGAAAAAGCTTCTATTCTTGGGTAGTTCTTGTATCTACCCCAAGTTTGCCCCTCAGCCTATGGAGGAAACTCATTTGCTGACTGGGAGCTTGGAGCCAACGAATGAGCCGTACGCCATTGCCAAGATTGCTGGAATCAAGTTGTGTGAAGCGTATCGCGATCAATATGGATCTAATTTCATCTCAGCGATGCCGACCAACTTGTATGGACCGAATGACAATTACGACCTCAAAAAATCTCACGTTCTTCCTGCATTGATCCGGAAATTCCACGAGGCCAAAATCAATGGCACTCCTTCCGTTGAAATCTGGGGAGATGGTTCTCCTATGCGCGAGTTCCTGCATGTGGATGATTTGGCTGAGGCATGTGTCTTCCTCCTCGACAACTACGATGGCAAGGACTTTGTCAATGTAGGTACTGGGGTCGATGTGACCATCAAGGAATTGGCTGAAACTGTCAAGGAAGTGGTGGGCTTCGAAGGCGAATTGACCTTTGATACATCCAAACCCAATGGTACCCCGCGGAAATTGATGAAAGTAGATCGCCTCAAAGATCTCGGATACGAAGCCAAAATTGGCCTTCGTCAGGGAATTGAGATGGTTTATCAGGATTTCCTCGACAATATGGACAAGTATATCGCCGGCGAGCGTGTAGTTGCTTCCTAA